A stretch of Nonomuraea africana DNA encodes these proteins:
- a CDS encoding sensor histidine kinase, with product MDGREAALARVIAWGVAAVSLVAVVLAFLIQTRLPEAWRPSIPATPDHAAGLAFPLVGAFVVARRPRLVVGWLMCAGGLFAALSVIAAMLMLHAAGTGAMDAAGLLRIAAGTAWAFGGGILAVLVPLLSPDGRLPSPGWRAHVVVSMTVFAALAFLLAVRPKPGPGVPRRPAVMPNPLKIEALAPVHHQLYEAAYLAMEVCVVVALIALATRFRKGDPATRRQIAWPLVTFAVYIVFLLLGDDYWAPAVLWTGLIPVAVMVSVLRYRLFGIDTVISRAFVAAGLIAAVSGVYFGVGAVSSLLVAGYHQVAGLAAALFAGAFFQPMRRALQRAVDRLMYGPVGDPRLLAERLTQEVRRADPAEALGVVVEVVRDGLAVDGAAVRVTGGLSVESGDIGAAPREISLVWHGEPVGHLLIGRPGARRFAAAHDERVIATLLPYVADVAHATRMAADLQRSRERILAAREEERRRLRRDLHDGLGQTLGAMAMTINIARISIKRAPSTADDLLKDLHNGMEAVTGDIRELVYGLRPPALDDLGLARAVRQLAETTLARADETGTAVEVVVDGELGDLPAAVEVAAYRIAQEAVTNVRRHARASTVMIALVREAGRLVVSVEDDGVGLRPDVRAGVGTSSMRERAAELGGSCVVTSRPGGGTLVEARLPTTALMGEQGHAVRGPVASARE from the coding sequence GTGGACGGTCGGGAAGCTGCGCTGGCGCGCGTCATCGCGTGGGGTGTCGCGGCCGTGTCCCTGGTCGCGGTCGTGCTGGCGTTCCTGATCCAGACGCGGCTGCCGGAAGCGTGGCGGCCTTCCATCCCTGCCACGCCCGACCACGCGGCCGGGCTCGCGTTCCCGCTCGTCGGCGCCTTCGTCGTGGCGCGGCGTCCACGGCTCGTCGTGGGCTGGCTGATGTGCGCGGGCGGGCTGTTCGCCGCGCTCAGCGTGATCGCCGCGATGCTCATGCTCCACGCGGCGGGCACCGGGGCGATGGACGCGGCGGGCCTGCTCCGCATCGCGGCGGGCACGGCGTGGGCGTTCGGCGGTGGCATCCTCGCGGTGCTGGTGCCGTTGCTCTCGCCGGACGGCAGGCTGCCCTCGCCCGGGTGGCGGGCGCACGTCGTGGTGAGCATGACCGTCTTCGCCGCGCTCGCCTTCCTCCTCGCCGTCCGTCCCAAACCGGGGCCCGGCGTGCCCCGGCGCCCCGCGGTCATGCCGAACCCGCTGAAGATCGAGGCGCTCGCGCCGGTCCACCACCAGCTCTACGAGGCGGCCTACCTCGCCATGGAGGTATGCGTCGTCGTGGCGCTGATAGCGCTCGCCACGCGCTTCCGCAAGGGCGATCCCGCGACGCGCCGCCAGATCGCGTGGCCGCTCGTCACGTTCGCCGTGTACATCGTGTTCCTGCTGCTCGGCGACGACTACTGGGCGCCCGCCGTCCTCTGGACCGGGCTGATCCCGGTCGCGGTCATGGTGTCGGTGCTGCGCTACCGGCTGTTCGGGATCGACACGGTCATCAGCCGCGCCTTCGTGGCCGCGGGCCTGATCGCGGCCGTCAGCGGCGTCTACTTCGGCGTGGGCGCCGTGTCGAGCCTGCTGGTCGCCGGATACCACCAGGTCGCCGGGCTCGCCGCGGCGCTGTTCGCGGGCGCGTTCTTCCAGCCCATGCGCCGCGCCCTGCAGCGGGCGGTGGACCGGCTGATGTACGGCCCGGTCGGCGACCCCCGCCTGCTGGCCGAGCGGCTCACGCAGGAGGTCAGGCGGGCCGACCCGGCCGAGGCCCTGGGCGTGGTGGTCGAGGTGGTCAGGGACGGCCTCGCGGTGGACGGCGCGGCCGTACGGGTGACCGGCGGCCTGTCGGTCGAGAGCGGCGACATCGGCGCCGCTCCCCGCGAGATCTCCCTGGTCTGGCACGGCGAGCCCGTCGGACACCTGCTCATCGGCCGCCCAGGGGCGCGCAGGTTCGCCGCGGCGCACGACGAGCGGGTCATCGCGACGCTGCTGCCGTACGTCGCCGACGTGGCGCACGCCACCCGCATGGCCGCCGACCTGCAACGGTCCAGGGAACGCATTCTGGCCGCCCGCGAGGAGGAGCGCCGCAGGCTCCGCCGCGACCTGCACGACGGGCTCGGGCAGACGCTGGGCGCGATGGCCATGACGATCAACATCGCCCGCATCAGCATCAAGCGCGCCCCGAGCACCGCGGACGACCTGCTCAAGGACCTCCACAACGGCATGGAGGCGGTCACGGGCGACATCCGCGAGCTGGTGTACGGCCTGCGCCCGCCGGCGCTCGACGACCTCGGCCTCGCGCGGGCCGTACGGCAGCTCGCGGAGACGACGCTGGCCAGGGCCGACGAGACGGGGACCGCCGTCGAGGTGGTGGTGGACGGCGAGCTCGGCGACCTGCCCGCGGCCGTCGAGGTGGCCGCGTACCGGATCGCGCAGGAGGCGGTGACGAACGTGCGGCGGCACGCGCGGGCGTCCACGGTCATGATCGCCCTGGTCCGCGAGGCCGGGCGGCTCGTGGTCAGCGTCGAGGACGACGGCGTGGGCCTGCGTCCGGACGTCCGGGCCGGCGTCGGCACGTCGTCGATGCGCGAACGCGCGGCCGAGCTCGGCGGCTCCTGCGTCGTCACCTCCCGCCCCGGCGGCGGCACCCTGGTGGAGGCCCGCCTCCCGACCACGGCCCTCATGGGCGAACAGGGACACGCCGTCCGAGGGCCGGTGGCCTCAGCCCGCGAGTGA
- a CDS encoding MFS transporter, producing MSSATYRTLLRTSGAAAFFVTAVGGRVGIAMTSLGIVWLVYGRTGSYAMAGLVTGGFAVAEALAGPQLARLVDRFGQTRVLPPTLLAHAAAVAALLAIVAGGGPAWLMTAGGTLVGATIPQLGALSAARWPALLRGDRAAALPTAFALESLGNGLAYLAGPVLVSTAGASGHPALGTVLATALVVAGGLAFAAQRRTAPPPASGAAERRRAGRSLLRPGFAVLVGVNLAIGVFFGAMQVSVAAFAVESGAAGAAAPLFAVSSCGSLLAGWLYGMRRWRAAPRTQLAVVTAGSALGSLTLLAAGSPMELGFVLALTGLAIPPILVLCSLLAEAAVHRAVLTQAFTWLNSASAAGSAGAAALSGRAVDAFGAHGGFAVAVAAAAAMAVLAAAGTRALPGPRS from the coding sequence ATGTCTTCGGCGACCTACCGCACCCTGCTGCGCACCTCCGGCGCGGCGGCCTTCTTCGTGACCGCCGTGGGTGGCCGCGTCGGCATCGCGATGACCAGCCTCGGCATCGTCTGGCTGGTGTACGGCCGGACCGGCTCCTACGCCATGGCCGGGCTGGTGACCGGCGGCTTCGCCGTGGCCGAGGCGCTGGCCGGGCCACAACTCGCCCGGCTCGTCGACCGCTTCGGCCAGACCAGGGTCCTGCCACCCACGCTGCTCGCCCACGCGGCGGCGGTGGCCGCGCTACTGGCGATCGTCGCGGGCGGCGGCCCTGCCTGGCTGATGACGGCGGGCGGGACGCTGGTCGGCGCCACCATCCCGCAGCTCGGCGCCCTGTCCGCCGCCCGCTGGCCGGCACTGCTGCGCGGCGACCGGGCCGCGGCACTGCCCACGGCCTTCGCCCTGGAGTCGCTCGGCAACGGGCTGGCGTACCTGGCCGGTCCTGTCCTGGTCAGTACGGCGGGGGCGAGCGGGCATCCGGCGCTCGGCACGGTCTTGGCGACCGCCCTGGTGGTGGCCGGCGGACTGGCCTTCGCCGCGCAGCGCCGTACCGCACCGCCGCCGGCCTCCGGCGCCGCCGAGCGCCGCCGAGCGGGCCGCTCGCTGCTGCGGCCCGGCTTCGCGGTGCTGGTGGGCGTCAACCTCGCCATCGGCGTGTTCTTCGGCGCCATGCAGGTCTCGGTGGCGGCCTTCGCGGTGGAGAGCGGCGCCGCCGGCGCCGCCGCGCCGCTGTTCGCGGTGTCGAGCTGCGGCAGCCTGCTCGCGGGCTGGCTGTACGGCATGCGCCGGTGGCGCGCGGCGCCGAGGACCCAACTGGCGGTCGTGACGGCCGGATCGGCACTTGGCAGCCTGACGCTCCTCGCCGCCGGCTCCCCCATGGAGCTGGGGTTCGTGCTCGCGCTGACCGGTCTGGCGATTCCTCCGATCCTGGTGCTCTGCTCGCTGCTCGCCGAGGCGGCCGTCCATCGGGCCGTCCTCACCCAGGCGTTCACCTGGCTGAACTCCGCGAGCGCGGCAGGCTCGGCCGGTGCCGCGGCGCTGTCCGGCCGAGCGGTGGACGCGTTCGGCGCGCACGGCGGCTTCGCGGTCGCCGTGGCGGCCGCGGCCGCGATGGCCGTCCTGGCCGCGGCGGGAACCCGCGCCTTGCCCGGCCCTCGCTCGTAG